One genomic window of [Clostridium] scindens ATCC 35704 includes the following:
- the secG gene encoding preprotein translocase subunit SecG: protein MEIVKTILMIIFAIDCIALTAIVLLQEGKSAGLGTISGMADTYWGRNKGRSMEGALVKSTKFLAILFIVLAAVLNLKVFA, encoded by the coding sequence GTGGAGATAGTAAAGACGATTTTAATGATCATATTTGCAATAGACTGTATCGCGTTAACGGCAATCGTGTTATTGCAGGAAGGTAAGTCAGCGGGGCTTGGTACCATCAGCGGTATGGCTGATACTTACTGGGGGCGGAACAAAGGCCGTTCTATGGAGGGCGCGCTGGTGAAGTCAACGAAGTTCCTGGCGATTCTGTTTATTGTACTGGCAGCAGTGTTGAATTTAAAAGTATTTGCATAA
- a CDS encoding YfhO family protein, giving the protein MIRSRLKWYVLFAGITLLLCWVFVGQYGIFGSKVDWISQHSVIPDYFRQQFYETGSLFPEFAMNLGGGQNIYNFAYYGLYNPVILLSYALPFVKMGDYVMAASIISLIAAVCLLYEWLDKRGFQRSVCVAVTMLYLLASPMIFHSYSQVMFVNYMPFLCMAFLGVDAYFEKRRCGLYIAGVFLMIMSSFYFSIGGMLSLVIYGMHRYFEAKRFVFRTFFKDGIRFLMPMLSAVLLGGLLLVPAAMALGGGRGGKESMSLASLLMPQAPIYRFVYTPYGMGLTTIAITMLITSLTYKRTSERVLSYGCALVFAIPMFAYLLNGGLYIRDKVFIPFLPLICYMMAVYLKKLGNREISFIKGIAPYLITILLLYLGRGQEEYEGYWQFVMADGILMAVLFVFYYYKDRRLPSVLILIPSLAFLILFNGVFHKISRQIEDGDFYQKVTDSKIAREIEEIQKDDPGFYRIEQAGDEEENAADLNRIHSMEQNVSSIYSSAYNTAYDEFRKKTYQVEQPYRNSLMQSVSRNPLYRSFMGVRYVIGDQAPLGYELVKSSEGVKIYRNTKVSPVAYATNRYISRKEYDKLTFPYNQMALTEYAVVEQGVGEQEVKEAGQMAGGAKEKDFAIPELKRECLKIKKNASGYHIEADKAVTIKVPISGPEEGDNILFLQFKVNNGQPNKDVAIWLEGVRNKLSSREHVYYNGNTTFTYTVELAQGQQDASLKLGKGVYDITDITCYGMSWDEEAGKNLYQSVFEADKKRTKGNRIAGTIQAKEDEYFITTIPYDKNFDVTVDGKKTRARKVNTAFLGFPISEGQHQIEIVYHAPGAGFGKFLSLLGAFMAAALVITSRIFLK; this is encoded by the coding sequence ATGATCCGCTCCAGGCTGAAATGGTACGTGCTGTTTGCGGGAATCACGCTGCTTTTGTGCTGGGTGTTCGTGGGACAGTATGGCATTTTCGGCTCTAAGGTAGACTGGATCAGCCAGCACAGCGTAATTCCGGACTACTTCCGTCAGCAGTTTTATGAGACCGGCAGTCTATTCCCGGAATTTGCCATGAATCTTGGCGGCGGCCAGAACATATACAATTTTGCGTATTATGGGCTTTACAATCCGGTAATACTTCTATCCTATGCGCTTCCCTTTGTGAAGATGGGCGACTATGTGATGGCAGCCAGCATCATCAGCCTGATAGCGGCAGTCTGTCTTCTCTACGAGTGGCTGGATAAAAGAGGGTTTCAAAGAAGCGTCTGTGTCGCGGTAACGATGCTGTATCTGCTTGCTTCCCCTATGATATTTCATTCTTACAGCCAGGTGATGTTTGTCAATTATATGCCCTTTTTATGCATGGCATTTTTGGGGGTAGATGCTTATTTTGAAAAGAGAAGATGCGGGCTTTATATTGCAGGGGTATTCCTGATGATCATGAGTAGTTTCTATTTTAGCATTGGAGGAATGCTCTCTCTGGTAATATATGGGATGCATAGATATTTTGAGGCGAAGAGATTTGTATTTCGGACGTTCTTTAAGGATGGCATCCGGTTTCTCATGCCAATGCTGTCAGCCGTGCTTCTGGGCGGCCTCCTTTTGGTTCCGGCGGCTATGGCCCTTGGCGGAGGCAGGGGAGGAAAGGAAAGCATGAGTCTGGCATCCCTGTTGATGCCGCAGGCTCCGATATACCGTTTCGTATATACGCCTTATGGCATGGGCCTTACTACCATTGCCATAACCATGCTGATTACCAGCCTGACTTATAAAAGAACCAGCGAGCGAGTGCTTTCTTATGGATGCGCCCTGGTGTTTGCCATACCAATGTTCGCCTACCTTCTAAACGGAGGACTGTATATCCGCGACAAAGTATTCATTCCGTTTCTTCCGCTGATCTGCTACATGATGGCTGTCTACCTGAAGAAACTTGGAAATAGAGAGATTTCTTTTATAAAAGGGATAGCGCCTTACCTGATCACAATCCTGCTTTTATATCTGGGAAGAGGACAGGAAGAATACGAAGGATACTGGCAGTTTGTCATGGCGGATGGAATACTTATGGCGGTCCTGTTCGTTTTCTATTATTACAAGGACAGGAGGCTGCCGTCAGTATTAATCCTGATACCATCGCTTGCGTTTTTGATCCTGTTTAACGGAGTATTTCATAAGATATCCAGGCAGATTGAAGATGGGGATTTCTATCAGAAAGTTACGGATTCTAAGATTGCCCGGGAGATCGAAGAGATTCAAAAGGATGACCCGGGCTTCTACCGGATTGAGCAGGCGGGGGACGAAGAGGAGAATGCGGCTGACCTAAACCGGATCCACAGTATGGAGCAGAATGTTTCCTCCATCTATTCTTCGGCATATAACACAGCTTATGATGAATTCCGTAAGAAAACGTATCAGGTGGAGCAGCCGTATAGGAACAGCCTGATGCAGTCTGTCTCCCGGAATCCGCTATACCGTTCCTTTATGGGCGTCAGATACGTGATTGGGGATCAGGCACCGTTAGGATATGAACTGGTGAAGTCATCGGAAGGGGTGAAGATTTACCGGAACACCAAGGTTTCGCCTGTTGCCTATGCTACGAACCGTTATATATCCCGGAAGGAGTATGATAAACTGACATTTCCCTATAACCAGATGGCGCTTACGGAATATGCCGTGGTGGAGCAAGGCGTAGGGGAGCAGGAAGTCAAGGAGGCGGGACAGATGGCCGGAGGGGCAAAAGAGAAAGATTTTGCCATCCCGGAACTGAAAAGAGAATGCCTGAAGATTAAGAAAAATGCCAGCGGCTACCACATAGAGGCGGATAAGGCAGTCACGATAAAGGTTCCGATATCCGGGCCGGAAGAGGGAGACAACATCCTCTTTCTCCAATTCAAAGTCAACAATGGCCAACCCAATAAGGACGTGGCGATCTGGCTGGAAGGCGTAAGGAATAAGTTGTCTTCCAGAGAGCATGTCTACTATAATGGAAATACGACCTTTACCTATACAGTGGAACTGGCCCAGGGGCAGCAGGATGCCTCTTTGAAATTAGGAAAAGGGGTCTACGATATCACAGATATTACCTGCTATGGAATGAGTTGGGATGAAGAGGCCGGGAAGAATCTGTATCAGTCTGTGTTCGAGGCTGATAAGAAACGGACGAAAGGGAATCGGATTGCGGGAACTATCCAGGCGAAGGAAGATGAATATTTCATTACTACGATTCCATATGACAAAAACTTTGACGTTACGGTGGATGGGAAGAAGACCAGGGCCAGGAAGGTCAATACGGCATTTCTCGGATTTCCCATAAGCGAAGGACAACATCAGATCGAGATTGTCTATCATGCCCCGGGCGCTGGCTTTGGTAAGTTCCTGTCGCTTTTGGGGGCTTTCATGGCAGCAGCCCTGGTGATCACATCCAGAATCTTCCTTAAATAG
- a CDS encoding glycosyltransferase family 2 protein, with amino-acid sequence MHMISVIIPCFNEEEALPVYYEAMTKVMEQMDMAEFELLFVDDGSTDRTLGILKSLNKRDERCRYLSFSRNFGKEAAIYAGLGNAKGDYVAIMDVDLQDPPSLLPKMYEILENEEYDSVATKRSTRTGEPKIRSFLSESFYKFINRISKTEIVNGARDYRLMKRKMVDAVLEMSEYNRFSKGIFQWVGFRTKWLEYENVERAAGETKWSMRKLFLYSLEGITGFSVAPLSLASIAGVLFCLISFLMIVVIVVRTLIWGDPVSGWPSLVCIIFMVGGIQLFCTGIVGQYLSKTYLETKHRPIFILKDSSEDKDGGAL; translated from the coding sequence ATGCATATGATTTCGGTAATCATACCATGTTTTAATGAAGAAGAGGCACTGCCGGTCTATTATGAAGCCATGACCAAAGTTATGGAACAGATGGATATGGCAGAATTCGAATTGCTATTTGTAGATGACGGTTCTACCGACCGCACGCTTGGAATATTAAAGAGTTTAAATAAAAGGGATGAACGGTGCAGGTATCTGTCCTTTTCCAGGAATTTTGGGAAAGAGGCGGCTATCTATGCCGGCCTTGGCAATGCGAAGGGGGATTATGTGGCCATTATGGATGTGGACTTGCAGGACCCTCCGTCGCTGCTGCCCAAGATGTACGAGATTTTGGAAAATGAAGAATATGACAGCGTGGCAACCAAGCGTTCCACTCGGACAGGAGAGCCAAAGATCCGGTCTTTCCTGTCCGAAAGTTTTTATAAGTTTATCAACCGGATCTCAAAGACGGAGATTGTAAATGGCGCGCGGGATTATCGGCTGATGAAGCGCAAGATGGTGGATGCGGTGTTGGAAATGAGCGAGTACAACCGTTTTTCGAAAGGCATCTTCCAATGGGTAGGATTCCGTACCAAGTGGCTGGAATATGAAAATGTTGAACGGGCGGCAGGGGAGACCAAATGGTCCATGCGCAAACTATTCCTGTATTCCCTGGAGGGAATTACCGGGTTCTCGGTGGCGCCGCTCTCCCTGGCCTCGATCGCGGGAGTTCTGTTCTGCCTGATATCGTTTTTGATGATCGTAGTAATAGTTGTTCGGACGCTGATCTGGGGAGACCCTGTATCAGGCTGGCCGTCCTTAGTGTGCATCATTTTTATGGTGGGCGGCATCCAGTTATTCTGTACGGGGATCGTAGGGCAGTATCTGTCTAAGACGTATCTGGAGACGAAGCACCGCCCAATATTCATTCTGAAGGATTCCAGCGAGGACAAGGACGGAGGGGCATTATGA